The following are encoded together in the Myxococcus virescens genome:
- a CDS encoding LysR family transcriptional regulator, with the protein MLLFTEVVATGGITAAAERLGLRKSTVSRRLAALEERFGVRLIERNTRGLRLTEVGRDYHAHCARLVAEAREVNRALGESRVTPQGTLRIATLSLLGELLTPLIAELLLRNPLLRVEVSLAEAHVDLISEEYDVALRTGPLADSAMVARRLGRLRTGYYASPAYLARQGAPRTSAELQGHACVVLATPGTDEVWFFGEGRGAKSLPVTGRLRVPSVRAGQAAARAGLGVVRLPASLVAEDVRGGLLVPVLEAETPPGIPVFAVYPSRRQLPPKVRAFLALLSERGASLPWDDATEPTSSRSR; encoded by the coding sequence ATGCTCCTCTTCACCGAGGTGGTGGCGACCGGTGGCATCACCGCCGCGGCGGAGCGGCTGGGGCTGCGCAAATCCACGGTGAGCCGCCGCCTCGCGGCATTGGAAGAGCGGTTCGGCGTCCGGCTCATCGAGCGCAATACGCGCGGGCTCCGGCTGACGGAGGTGGGCCGCGACTACCACGCCCACTGCGCGCGGCTGGTGGCGGAGGCTCGCGAGGTGAATCGCGCGCTCGGCGAGTCGCGCGTCACGCCGCAGGGCACCTTGCGCATCGCCACGCTCTCACTGCTGGGCGAGCTGCTGACACCGCTCATCGCCGAGCTGCTGTTGCGCAATCCCCTGCTCCGCGTGGAAGTCTCACTCGCCGAAGCGCACGTGGACCTCATCTCCGAGGAGTACGACGTGGCGCTGCGGACCGGCCCGCTCGCGGACTCCGCCATGGTGGCCCGAAGGCTCGGGCGCCTTCGCACCGGCTACTACGCCAGCCCCGCCTATCTCGCGAGGCAAGGGGCACCCCGGACCTCGGCGGAGCTGCAAGGTCATGCCTGCGTCGTGCTCGCCACGCCCGGCACCGACGAGGTCTGGTTCTTCGGCGAGGGCCGCGGCGCGAAGAGCCTGCCGGTGACGGGACGGCTGCGCGTTCCCAGCGTGCGCGCGGGACAAGCGGCCGCGCGCGCGGGCCTGGGCGTGGTGCGGCTTCCTGCCTCGCTCGTCGCCGAGGACGTGCGCGGCGGGCTCCTCGTTCCGGTGCTGGAAGCCGAGACGCCGCCGGGCATCCCTGTCTTCGCCGTCTATCCCAGCAGGCGACAGCTCCCGCCCAAGGTGCGCGCCTTCCTGGCGTTGTTGAGTGAACGCGGCGCCTCGCTCCCCTGGGACGACGCCACCGAGCCCACGTCCTCCCGGAGCCGGTAA